From the Microplitis mediator isolate UGA2020A chromosome 6, iyMicMedi2.1, whole genome shotgun sequence genome, one window contains:
- the LOC130669627 gene encoding glutamic acid-rich protein-like has protein sequence MPRPRDDELSKNEEASNSGDKKMDVKIKPGEKPDNKKPRDARNNEEEDNYWSDSHLGSEDEEDEEDEEDDDEEIEGEDNDEIIGKNEDDERKENEEEQVEEELLGEEEEDA, from the exons atgcCCCGACCTCGTGATGACGAACTCTCCAAGAATGAAGAAg cTTCAAATTcgggtgataaaaaaatggacGTAAAAATTAAACCAGGCGAGAAACCCGACAATAAAAAACCCAGAGACGCAAGAAACAATGAGGAAGAAGATAATTATTGGTCCGATTCGCATTTAGGGAGTGAAGAtgaagaagatgaagaagatgaagaagaCGATGATGAAGAGATAGAAGGGGAAGATAATGATGaaataattggaaaaaatgAAGACGATGAACGAAAAGAAAATGAAGAAGAACAAGTAGAAGAAGAACTATTaggagaagaagaagaagacgcCTAG
- the LOC130669942 gene encoding L-threonine 3-dehydrogenase, mitochondrial, with translation MLSRQFLRLKSKIYNTCHLRTIQTSGVLANRKSSDKPPRILITGGLGQLGTECAKLLRKNYGNENVILSDIIKPSNESLSNGPFIFADILDFKGLQKIVVNQQIDWLIHFSALLSAVGEQNVPLAVRVNIEGMHNVMELAKQYNLKIFVPSTIGAFGPDSPRNPTPNTTVQRPRTIYGVSKVHAELLGEYYHHRFGLDFRCLRFPGVISSDPPGGGTTDYAVAVFHEGLMTKRYECYLEPYTKLPMMYIEDCLNALFQFLNAPDEMLKKRTYNVTAMSFTPEELFNELRKHIPDLEISYKPDSRQLIAESWPQVFDDTEARNDWGWSHKYDMHRLVETMIQDVSENFLPKYQRLKEVNSYA, from the exons atgttaagtaGACAATTTCTTagattaaaatcaaaaatttacaatacttGTCATCTACGTACAATTCAAACAAGTGGAGTTTTAGCAAATAGAAAAAGTTCAGACAAACCTCCACGAATTTTAATAACAG GTGGATTAGGACAATTGGGAACCGAATGTGCAAAAttgttacgaaaaaattacggcAATGAAAATGTTATTCTATCGGACATAATAAAACCATCGAATGAGTCTCTGTCAAATGGACCATTTATTTTTGCAGATATTTTAGATTTCAAGGGTCTgcaaaaaattgttgttaatCAACAAATCGATTGGTTGATACATTTCAGCGCATTACTAAGTGCTGTTGGTGAACAAAATGTTCCATTAGCTGTGCGTGTCAACATTGAAG ggaTGCACAATGTTATGGAATTGGCTAAgcaatacaatttaaaaatatttgtaccTTCAACGATTGGAGCTTTTGGTCCTGATTCACCGCGTAATCCAACACCAAATACAACTGTACAACGACCAAGAACAATTTATGGTGTCAGTAAAGTACATGCTGAATTACTTGgtgaatattatcatcatagaTTCGGATTAGATTTTCGTTGCTTAAGATTTCCAGGTGTTATTAGCAGTGACCCCCCTGGTGGTGGTACTAcag atTATGCAGTTGCAGTTTTTCATGAAGGATTGATGACAAAAAGATATGAATGTTATTTAGAACCCTATACAAAATTACCTATGATGTATATTGAAGATTGTTTGAATGCTTTGTTCCAATTTCTCAACGCTCCTGatgaaatgctaaaaaaacgCACATACAATGTCACTGCTATGAGTTTTACACCAGAGGAATTATTTAACGAACTACGTAAACATATCCCTGAtcttgaaatttcatacaaaCCGGATTCACGACAGTTAAtag cTGAATCATGGCCACAAGTATTTGATGATACCGAAGCTCGTAATGATTGGGGATGGTCTCATAAATATGACATGCACAGGCTTGTTGAAACAATGATACAAGATGTTAGCGAAAACTTCTTACCCAAATATCAACGACTTAAAGAAGTCAACAGTTATGcataa
- the LOC130669625 gene encoding 26S proteasome non-ATPase regulatory subunit 7, whose product MPSQEVLTTKVVVHPLVLLSVVDHYTRMGKIGNQKRVVGVLLGSWRAKGVLDVSNSFAVPFDEDDKDKSVWFLDHDYLENMFGMFKKVNAREKVVGWYHTGPKLHQNDVAINELIRRYCPNSVLVIIDAKPKDLGLPTEAYQAVEEVHDDGSPTSKTFEHIPSEIGAEEAEEVGVEHLLRDIKDTTVGTLSQRITNQLLGLKGIHAQLREIRDYLLQVGSGKLPINHQIVYQLQDIFNLLPDMTQNTFVDSLYIKTNDQMLVVYLAALVRSIIALHNLINNKLTNRDAEKKETDKKSDTKKEEKKEEEKKEEKDKSKAK is encoded by the exons ATGCCGAGTCAAGAAGTCCTTACAACAAAAGTTGTGGTCCATCCACTGGTATTATTAAGTGTCGTGGATCATTATACTCGTATGGGAAAAATAGGTAATCAAAAACGTGTCGTTGGTGTTTTACTTGGATCTTGGCGAGCTAAGGGTGTATTAGACGTGTCAAACAGTTTTGCAg ttCCTTTTGACGAGGATGACAAGGACAAATCAGTATGGTTTCTTGACCATGACTACCTTGAGAATATGTTTGGAATGttcaaaaaagttaatg ctcGTGAAAAAGTCGTTGGTTGGTATCACACAGGTCCCAAACTCCATCAAAATGACGTAGCAATAAATGAATTGATAAGAAGATACTGTCCTAATTCAGTCCTTGTTATTATTGATGCTAAACCAAAGGATCTTGGTCTTCCTACTGAGGCATATCAAGCTGTTGAAGAAGTTCATGAT GATGGGTCACCAACATCAAAGACTTTTGAGCATATCCCGAGTGAAATAGGTGCTGAAGAAGCTGAAGAAGTTGGTGTAGAGCATTTACTAAGAGATATAAAAGATACAACAGTTGGTACACTAAGTCAGAGAATTACTAATCAATTACTTGGACTTAAGGGAATTCATGCTCAACTTCGGGAAATTAGGGATTACTTGCTACAA gtTGGCAGTGGAAAGCTTCCAATAAATCATCAAATAGTCTATCAACTCcaagatatatttaatttactccCTGACATGACTCAAAATACTTTCGTGGActcattatatataaaaactaatgatcAAATGTTAGTGGTGTACTTGGCAGCTCTTGTAAGGTCTATAATTGCTCTACACAACCTTATAAACAACAAATTAACAAATCGTGATGCTGAGAAAAAGGAAACGGATAAAAAATCCGACACCaagaaagaagaaaaaaaagaagaagaaaagaAAGAAGAGAAAGATAAATCTAAAGCTAAGTGA
- the LOC130669624 gene encoding protein artichoke, whose translation MGTTSEGRRQGLCLILLLVFIVKIVKSQNDYGCPSQEKILPCRCSMRDMEYQIWCSHSELPKVLEGLKAVSHYISHPVDELILENNNLPSLPGKVFTNLRVLRLMLRNNHLERVSSGWLDGLHDSLLELFIVEPDLRSLPIDSLDNLLGLEAITIQSRSMKRLPRFSSLTKLRYLQVNSPTLLELLPVNFRDLPNLEQLHIFGSPKLMRLEAGLFKNLPKLALINITSCGIIWIHPRAFVDLPELREISFEDNKIPDAAIVGRAMMELPVLSVIRLNSNKITRLQEEAFINLPSLSRLYLTGNFITEIFSGAFQMLPVLRVLDLNYNLINRIHPDFFVQRTGSTLEELWIMGNRLNHVNELRAILEALPRLKFLDASYNQFDEIPFGALRGHPTLERLHLDHNRLTFLQRETFSAMPALRELRLKNNSLTNLLEAPFWNLPGLKGLDLSENYFRHVEPILLENLPNLRRLDLSGNGIGMLEPESFLNVPALEHLNLSHNAISIIHPMTMRHLTGLYELDIGWNRLIEMVPGLPKNIEHLHLPMNRIVMLPSLETQDLALPALRSLDLNANGIERIIPGTLSELPSLRKLNLGYNAIRLIEDGTFDGLSRLEQLDLKYNHIMSLHGRSFKPLRILMDLSLKGNRLEVIRPDIFADNVQLQRLDLAINNLAQIPHATFSNTRDLKELHVSYNTLTELPGSLHGLTSLEVLDLSFNKLNTLSSDTLSSLTSLLELKLVRNKIKELREGAFNRLPRLSFIDLENNDLRVIERNAIKNLPELQAIRLGKNRIQMIPTGAFTDLPLLQSAEMQDNRIQEIAINAFINVPNLLLLNLSYNLLPSLEHAGISNLRSLEVLDLSHNRLTRVSSENLATLEWLVELKMDHNRICGIQGSPFDNMPRLRVLSMRSNRMSSISENVFKRLRSNIAVLDIDGNPLSCSCGMIWLRGWLQQSSSEGPRCADGSLFRDIRLSRQDCLKKKHTEPIHPGCETEFIDQSLLPSYYGEGKPPPAWMNTNNPSKLTQNPDYYYDDYPDNEHNMTQNPINKLSNDKTYSTIMSHIKTGPIKFVQTTTAMSPKPPNGNLTKKKNPLPPSPSSSGFTFFGVPLPNLNLNLWGSGKKSQRKDDPRPGRSRYRTYPPSEPEMHRGFTPFPETQGGFKPIVDPQIIFERKKNNTIGNAATITRVYQVPSKKNDDDKNDNSNNNSSNKKQKNDEVYKIKNDASALPSATDPRRVLSSSLKNDSTTTETSSPPTTLAAVINTSTTAYSNIELNDDSDEYVFLDGKTASRIVWTTPAADTTRAIEDNSTAFTSTEKNYQTEQDVFWNSEDPASIPKPTRTTPMSTEVTSDFTSPTSQDLSTDMMETTLKTHISSQTSRALEPSALSAFLIPGGQVPASNPVFSIKPSGRSTIVKVMAPLGSESSRSGKTKLINDTSETDKLTNLETVKKPSRNNLKIRNDDDDPFNWYYQNYNETNLEPYVGEAYNCSTIVYLSYFLIVLQLYISLVCY comes from the exons atggGAACGACATCGGAAGGTCGGCGTCAAGGCTTGTGCCTTATATTGTTGTtagtttttattgttaaaattgttaaaagtCAAAATGATTATGGGTGTCCATCTCAAGAAAAAATTCTACCATGTAGATGTTCTATGAGGGATATGGAATATCAaatatg gtgTAGTCACAGCGAATTACCAAAAGTACTAGAAGGTTTAAAAGCCGTAAGTCACTATATAAGTCATCCAGTCGACGAATTAATACTCGAAAACAATAACTTGCCAAGCTTACCCGGCAAAGTATTCACAAACTTACGAGTATTGCGTTTAATGCTAAGAAATAATCATTTAGAACGCGTGTCTTCAGGATGGCTAGACGGTCTTCATGATTCTCtattagaattatttattgtcgAGCCGGATTTGCGGTCACTACCCATTGACAGCTTAGACAATCTCCTAGGTCTTGAAGCCATTACAATACAAAGTAGATCAATGAAACGTTTACCAAGATTTTCAAGTTTAACAAAACTTCGTTACCTGCAAGTTAATTCACCAACTCTATTAGAATTATTACCAGTTAATTTCCGTGATTTACCAAATTTAGAACAATTACACATCTTTGGTAGTCCAAAATTGATGCGTTTAGAAGCTGgactgtttaaaaatttaccaaaattagcgttaataaatataacaagcTGTGGAATTATTTGGATCCACCCTCGTGCGTTCGTTGATCTTCCGGAACTACGGGAAATATCATTTGAGGACAACAAGATTCCTGATGCCGCAATAGTCGGCCGTGCAATGATGGAACTACCAGTATTATCAGTTATTCGTTTAAATAGCAACAAAATAACACGACTACAAGAGGaagcatttataaatttaccgTCATTAAGTAGACTATACCTTAcaggaaattttataacagAAATATTTTCCGGTGCTTTTCAAATGCTACCAGTTCTACGTGTGttagatttaaattacaatctTATCAACAGAATACATCCAGACTTTTTTGTACAACGAACTGGTAGTACTCTAGAGGAATTATGGATCATGGGTAATCGTTTGAATCACGTTAACGAACTACGTGCTATCTTAGAAGCTTTGCCACGACTAAAATTTCTTGATGCATCCTACAATCAATTTGATGAAATTCCTTTTGGTGCGCTAAGAGGGCATCCAACATTAGAACGTCTTCATCTTGATCATAATCGACTTACTTTTTTACAACGGGAGACTTTTTCAGCGATGCCAGCACTCAGAGAATTGagacttaaaaataattcacttACAAATCTTTTAGAAGCTCCATTCTGGAATTTACCTGGATTAaag ggaCTTGATTTATCAGAGAATTATTTCAGACATGTTGAACCAATactattagaaaatttaccaaatttacGTAGACTTGATTTAAGTGGTAATGGTATTGGAATGTTGGAACCAGagtcatttttaaatgtacCAGCACTAGAGCATCTTAATTTATCGCATAATGCTATTTCAATAATTCATCCAATGACAATGAGACACTTAACAGGCTTATATGAACTTGACATCGGTTGGAATAGACTCATAGAAATGGTACCAGGACTGCCAAAAAATATTGAACATTTACACTTGCCGATGAATCGTATTGTCATGTTACCGTCACTGGAAACTCAAGATTTAGCGTTACCGGCACTGAGATCCCTTGATTTAAATGCCAATGGCATTGAACGAATAATACCTGGTACTCTAAGTGAGTTACCAAGTttgagaaaattgaatttaggATACAATGCAATAAGATTAATTGAAGATGGAACATTTGATGGGCTTTCGAGGCTCGAACAGCTGGATCTGAAGTATAATCACATTATGTCTCTTCATGGTAGAAGTTTCAAACCTCTTAGAATACTAATGGATTTAAGTTTAAAGGGAAATAGATTGGAAGTTATACGACCAGATATATTTGCTGACAATGTTCAACTTCAGCGGCTTGATTTggcgataaataatttagcgCAAATTCCTCATGCGACATTCTCTAATACTag agATTTAAAAGAACTTCATGTGTCGTATAATACATTAACAGAATTACCCGGGTCACTACACGGACTCACCTCACTAGAAGTTCTTGatttaagttttaataaattaaatacattgtCTTCAGACACATTGAGCAGTCTAACGTCACTTCTTGAATTAAAACTCgtgagaaataaaataaaagaattacgTGAAGGTGCATTCAATCGATTACCAAGATTGAGTTTTATTGATCTTGAGAATAATGATTTGAGAGTTATCGAGAGaaatgcaattaaaaatttacctgaACTTCAAGCAATTCGTCTTGGGAAAAATCGAATtcag atGATTCCGACTGGTGCATTTACTGACCTTCCACTTCTACAGAGTGCAGAAATGCAAGACAATCGAATTCAAGAAATCGCAATCAATGCATTTATCAATGTACCAAATCTTCTGCTTCTTAATTTAAGTTACAATCTTTTACCAAGCTTAGAACATGCAGGGATTTCAAACTTACGGTCGCTTGAAGTGCTTGATCTCAGTCATAATCGTTTGACTCGTGTTTCAAGTGAAAATCTTGCTACCTTAGAGTGGTTAGTCGAACTGAAG atgGATCACAATCGTATTTGTGGTATCCAAGGATCGCCGTTCGACAACATGCCGAGATTGAGAGTATTGAGTATGAGAAGTAACCGAATGTCATCGATATCAGAGAATGTATTTAAAAGATTGCGATCCAATATAGCAGTCTTGGACATTGATGGGAATCCACTGTCTTGTTCTTGTGGTATGATTTGGCTGAGAGGGTGGCTCCAACAATCATCATCAGAAGGTCCACGTTGTGCTGATGGCTCACTCTTTAGAGACATAAGACTCTCAAGACAAGATTGTCTGAAGAAAAAACATACGGAACCCATTCATCCGGGATGTGAAACTGAATTTATCGATCAATCTTTATTACCTTCtt attatGGAGAAGGTAAACCTCCACCAGCTTGGATGAATACAAATAACCCATCAAAATTAACCCAGAATCCTGATTACTACTATGATGATTACCCTGACAATGAACACAATATGACTCAAAATCCGATAAATAAACTGAGTAATGACAAAACTTATTCAACGATAATGTCACATATTAAAACAGGCCCAATTAAATTTGTCCAAACGACAACAGCAATGTCACCAAAACCTCCAAACGGTAATttaactaagaaaaaaaatccattacCACCCTCACCAAGTAGCTCAGGTTTTACATTTTTTGGTGTACCACTgcctaatttaaatttaaacctcTGGGGTTCGGGAAAAAAATCTCAAAGAAAAGACGACCCAAGACCTGGACGAAGTAGATATCGTACTTATCCACCAAGTGAACCAGAAATGCATAGAGGATTTACTCCATTCCCAGAAACTCAAGGAGGTTTTAAACCGATTGTCGATccacaaattatttttgaacggaaaaaaaataatacgatAGGTAATGCTGCTACAATTACACGTGTCTATCAAGTacccagtaaaaaaaatgatgatgataaaaatgataatagtaataataacagtagtaataaaaaacagaaaaatgatgaagtttataaaataaaaaatgatgcgTCTGCATTGCCAAGTGCTACAGATCCACGTCGGGTGTTATCAAGTTCTCTAAAAAATGATAGCACGACAACAGAAACTTCTTCACCGCCTACGACTCTTGCAGCAGTAATAAATACATCTACTACAGCATACAGCAATATAGAACTCAATGATGATTCTGATGAATATGTTTTTCTCGATGGTAAAACAGCCAGTCGAATAGTATGGACAACCCCAGCAGCAGATACTACTCGCGCGATAGAAGACAATTCCACAGCATTCACTTCCACAgagaaaaattatcaaacaGAGCAGGATGTTTTTTGGAATTCCGAAGACCCAGCATCGATTCCAAAACCAACGAGAACGACTCCGATGTCTACTGAAGTGACAAGTGATTTTACATCACCAACATCTCAAGATTTATCAACCGATATGATGGAGACGACTTTAAAAACTCACATATCATCTCAGACTTCGCGTGCACTTGAGCCTTCAGCTTTATCAGCATTTTTGATTCCCGGTGGCCAAGTTCCTGCATCAAACCCAGTGTTTTCTATAAAACCATCTGGAAGATCTACTATCGTTAAAGTAATGGCTCCGTTGGGATCTGAAAGCAGTCGTAGTGGAAAAACGAAGCTAATTAACGACACAAGTGAAACCGATAAATTAACAAACTTAGAAACTGTTAAAAAACCGTCaagaaataacttaaaaatacgcaatgatgatgatgatcctTTTAATTGGTACTATCAGAATTACAATGAAACCAATTTAGAACCGTATGTGGGCGAAGCTTACAACTGCAGCACGATAGtgtatttatcatattttttaattgttttacaattatatatatccTTGGTAtgctattaa
- the LOC130670555 gene encoding uncharacterized protein LOC130670555, with protein MPDNENPIKRIRLDGPASGSDARNHDNNDDNLSDNDNIELINEILSSGVDIDAPGEKNQTALHLAVYNKNLPIIECLLEYGASAFVSNKSDDQSVHWETPLHTAVREDRLDIVKLLLTTQVDVDKLMKNYYTVLEFANQHRNYKLRNCLLRSSSHVESKNLINRMPSTSSVETLRKTDDKENSM; from the exons ATGCCGGACAATGAGAATCCAATTAAAAGAATACGTTTAGATGGACCAGCTTCAGGATCTGATGCCAGGAATCATGATAACAATGATGATAATTTATCTGACAATGATA ACATAGAATTGATTAATGAAATTCTGAGTTCCGGAGTCGACATTGATGCACCTGGTGAGAAAAACCAGACAGCACTCCACTTGGCTGTTTATAATAAGAATTTGCCAATCATCGAGTGTCTGCTAGAGTACGGAGCCAGTGCATTTGTTTCGAATAAATCAGATGATCAATCTGTACATTGGGAAACTCCATTACATACTGCAGTAAGAGAAGATCGTCTGGACATTGTTAAATTACTCTTGACAACGCAGGTAGACGTAGACAAactgatgaaaaattattatacagtCTTGGAATTTGCAAATCAACATAGAAATTACAAACTAAGAAACTGTTTGCTTAGAAGTTCAAGCCACGTTGAAAGCAAGAACTTGATAAATAGAATGCCGAGTACTTCTTCAGTAGAAACCTTGCGTAAAAcggatgacaaagaaaattcaatgtaa
- the LOC130669941 gene encoding putative ankyrin repeat protein RF_0381, producing the protein MNLFNRDGQTPLFLAVQNKSIDIVGYLLDNGADINRRNYINGSFDCTALFIAIEIDDENMVQFLLNNENCNIMTKTCSGFTPLDTATRRDNLVIVKMLIDKIAKHKVYGKDIISHLLSSFHTAIHRSFMEITKYYLDTFKILINMKSMQGETPLESAARVNNLEIFKLLLDYGAEINYSLKERYERVVEGKSPMSYAVLNANDMMVDLIFSRGTQTNCFDKSKNGVTILHLAVHSGSKDIIKRLLDRGLDINSKCKINGYKEMTPLLYAACRNSNDIVPLLVAKGANLNDTAKVKSKRMSIIDIAIRERCGGDFVMMLLNEGADINISSITDRRLTEKTSKILERHLLKLKAAELFVHNKFDGWVSLGMEKKVFYNKCRKEVKKMKEKIINEGTICYYDLLIKRVDQVAMFADNKDIEEALEFGKLEAKFPLYAEMLLYNFKRGQRRHQLLKA; encoded by the coding sequence atgaaTTTGTTTAACAGAGATGGTCAAACACCACTGTTCCTAGCagttcaaaataaaagtatagatATAGTTGGATATTTGTTGGATAACGGAGCTGATATAAATAGGAGAAATTACATTAATGGTAGTTTTGATTGTACTGCATTATTTATTGCAATTGAAATCGATGACGAAAATATGGTACAGtttctattaaataatgaaaattgtaaCATTATGACTAAAACGTGCAGTGGCTTTACACCACTCGATACTGCAACTCGTCGTGATAATTTAGTAATCGTTAAGATGCTAATTGACAAAATTGCCAAACATAAAGTATATGGTAAAGATATAATTAGTCACTTGTTGTCATCCTTTCATACGGCCATTCATAGAAGTTTTATGGAGATaacgaaatattatttggatacttttaaaattctaattaatatGAAGTCAATGCAGGGAGAAACTCCATTGGAAAGCGCGGCAAGAGTTAATAAtttggaaatatttaaattactactGGACTATGGAGccgaaattaattattctttaaaaGAGAGATATGAAAGGGTGGTCGAAGGAAAATCTCCGATGTCTTATGCAGTACTAAATGCAAATGATATGATGGTAGATTTAATTTTCAGCAGAGGTACTCAAACCAACTGTTTCGATAAGTCAAAGAATGGAGTAACGATACTGCACTTGGCTGTTCATTCAGGAAGTAAGGATATTATTAAAAGATTATTAGATCGTGGGCTTgatataaatagtaaatgtaaaataaatggtTACAAAGAAATGACACCGTTACTTTATGCTGCATGTCGAAATTCAAATGACATTGTTCCGTTGTTGGTAGCGAAAGGAGCGAACTTGAATGACACGGCCAAAGTAAAATCTAAACGCATGTCTATTATTGATATCGCTATTAGAGAACGCTGTGGTGGCGATTTTGTGATGATGTTATTAAATGAGGGTGCtgatattaatatttcgaGCATTACTGATCGCAGGTTGACGGAAAAAACTTCAAAGATACTCGAGCGACATTTACTTAAACTAAAAGCTGCTGAACTATTTGTACACAACAAATTTGACGGTTGGGTCAGTCTTGGAATGGAGAAGAAagtattttacaataaatgccgaaaagaagttaaaaagatgaaagagaaaataattaatgagggTACGATTTGTTATTATGATTTGCTGATTAAGAGGGTCGATCAGGTGGCAATGTTTGCAGACAATAAAGATATTGAAGAGGCTCTGGAGTTCGGTAAGCTCGAGGCAAAGTTTCCGCTCTACGCAGAGATGTTgctttataatttcaaaagaGGACAGAGGCGTCATCAACTGTTGAAGGCTTAA